The Drechmeria coniospora strain ARSEF 6962 chromosome 02, whole genome shotgun sequence genome has a segment encoding these proteins:
- a CDS encoding ABC1 protein, translating into MRFVDLAIDVAALLNASRSVASKHIALRSRQLDVYSKTSSISATSAAKNGKDKVTEENLATARGNGIHDHAAAKPGTSASRCEPSEGETPHTVPASFSTAQEQAMKAEGDLAAELDLPPGIDVNIFHTARGSKILESVRKQKATTIVGPQQPRVVSSAKEHPLRHWPVKRPVDINATHGSTANHSEGRDKASPPRPATSGLAQAMERQPQHVSAAQVCSKKVDVDSNDTVAEHGGQATSTRAYRLRESKVPASRMSRMWNYGGLAAGILGGAMTEGITRAFGGGGKGSVLLSERNMERLVAKLSRMRGAALKLGQMMSFQDTKMLPAPIQEVLQRVQDRADYMPAWQRDKVLVGNLGENWRDLFSEFEEKPIAAASIGQVHKAVLKSNGKRVAVKVQFPGVADSINSDLDNLGILLNATSLLPKGLYLNKTIDNARLELGWECDYEREAECAIRYKELLRGEEDVFLAPDVHLEACGKQVLTMDFLDGVGVTRVKSFTQHQRDWIGTQLMRLCLREITEFKFMQTDPNWTNFLYNADDNKLELLDFGASRDYPETFVRQYVQLLEAASRADRVAVGHLSESLGYLTGHESKAMFDAHVDSVLTIAEPFLASAPEVYDFKDQTITERVKALIPLMLHERLAPPPEETYSLHRKLSGAFLLCARLGSKVPCRQLFVDAVARSGYVGKAE; encoded by the coding sequence ATGAGGTTTGTGGACTTGGCGATTGATGTGGCGGCACTGCTCAACGCCTCCCGATCGGTCGCCTCGAAGCACATCGCCTTGCGAAGCCGACAACTCGACGTATACAGCAAAACGTCGAGCATTTCCGCGACCAGCGCTGCGAAGAATGGGAAAGACAAAGTCACCGAGGAAAACCTTGCGACGGCTCGAGGCAACGGTATTCACGATCATGCAGCCGCGAAACCGGGGACGAGCGCGAGCCGATGTGAGCCGTCTGAAGGGGAGACACCGCACACTGTGCCAGCCTCCTTTTCGACGGCTCAAGAGCAAGCCATGAAGGCGGAGGGAGATCTGGCCGCAGAGTTGGATCTCCCCCCTGGAATCGATGTCAATATCTTTCATACGGCACGGGGCTCGAAAATACTGGAATCGGTGAGAAAGCAAAAGGCCACGACCATCGTTGGGCCACAGCAGCCACGCGTGGTGAGCTCCGCCAAAGAGCACCCTTTACGACACTGGCCCGTCAAGCGGCCTGTAGATATCAATGCAACTCATGGCTCCACAGCCAACCATTCTGAGGGGCGAGACAAGGCATCACCTCCGCGGCCAGCAACGAGTGGCCTGGCGCAAGCGATGGAGCGACAGCCCCAGCACGTTTCAGCTGCACAGGTGTGTTCGAAGAAGGTCGACGTGGACTCGAATGATACCGTCGCCGAACACGGCGGTCAGGCCACGAGCACCCGCGCATATCGGTTGCGAGAATCCAAAGTTCCAGCATCTCGCATGAGTCGGATGTGGAACTACGGTGGTCTAGCTGCTGGTAttctcggcggcgccatgaCGGAGGGCATCACTCGAGCCTTtggaggcggcggcaagggctcCGTTCTGCTCAGCGAAAGGAACATGGAGAGGCTTGTGGCTAAGCTGTCCCGCATGAGGGGCGCCGCCCTGAAGCTAGGCCAGATGATGAGCTTCCAGGATACCAAGATGCTGCCGGCGCCCATCCAGGAGGTTCTGCAGCGGGTTCAGGATAGGGCCGACTACATGCCCGCGTGGCAAAGGGACAAGGTCCTGGTCGGCAACCTTGGCGAAAACTGGCGAGACTTGTTCAGCGAGTTCGAGGAGAAGCCGATAGCAGCGGCATCGATCGGCCAAGTACACAAAGCAGTGCTCAAGTCCAATGGCAAGAGGGTGGCCGTCAAGGTCCAGTTCCCGGGCGTCGCCGATTCCATCAATTCCGATCTGGACAACCTCGGCATCCTGCTCAACGCGACGAGCTTGCTGCCAAAGGGCTTGTATCTCAACAAGACCATCGACAACGCTCGGCTCGAGCTCGGTTGGGAGTGTGACTACGAGCGAGAGGCCGAATGCGCTATTCGGTACAAGGAACTCCTCCGAGGAGAAGAGGACGTCTTCCTCGCGCCCGACGTCCACCTCGAGGCCTGCGGGAAGCAGGTGCTCACGATGGACTTTCTCGACGGCGTAGGCGTCACGCGCGTCAAGTCCTTCACCCAGCATCAACGTGACTGGATCGGCACGCAGCTAATGCGCCTCTGCCTCCGTGAAATTACCGAATTCAAGTTTATGCAGACGGACCCGAACTGGACCAACTTTCTCTacaacgccgacgacaacaagctcgagctgctcgactTTGGCGCCTCGCGCGACTACCCCGAGACTTTCGTCCGGCAGTACGTCCAactcctcgaggccgcctcgCGTGCCGACAGGGTCGCCGTTGGCCACTTGTCCGAGAGCCTAGGCTACCTGACGGGCCATGAGAGCAAGGCAATGTTTGACGCCCACGTCGACTCGGTGCTGACCATCGCGGAGCCCTTCCTCGCATCGGCCCCGGAGGTGTACGACTTCAAGGATCAGACGATTACGGAGCGCGTGAAGGCGCTGATTCCTCTGATGCTCCACGAGCGtctcgcgccgccgcccgaggagACGTACAGCCTGCATCGCAAGCTAAGCGGCGCCTTTCTACTTTGTGCAAGACTGGGAAGCAAGGTGCCCTGCAGGCAGCTtttcgtcgatgccgtcgcccggTCGGGATACGTCGGCAAGGCCGAATGA